The proteins below come from a single Campylobacter sp. CCUG 57310 genomic window:
- a CDS encoding peptidyl-prolyl cis-trans isomerase: MNKVLFGALSLAAAVSLNAAVYATVDGMNIEDKDVAITLGAMPGVHLQQLPEDTQRKVIDETISRKLLAKEAKKSGVEKEAQFKEALEEAKDAIMLDIWMKKIYDDIKVSEADIKAFYDKNKEQFSIPAQAKAKHILVADEKAANEIIAQLKNLKGDALVAKFMELAKSKSIDQGSGSNGGELGWFGQSQMVKPFADAAFALKKGEITTKPVQSQFGYHVILKEDSKVAGAVPLNEAKGQIEAGLKMEKFRDEMRKRGDALRSKAKIEYK; encoded by the coding sequence ATGAATAAAGTTTTATTCGGGGCTTTAAGTTTGGCTGCGGCCGTAAGTCTAAACGCAGCAGTTTATGCAACTGTTGACGGTATGAATATCGAGGATAAGGATGTGGCTATAACTCTTGGCGCAATGCCTGGCGTGCATTTGCAACAACTTCCTGAGGATACTCAAAGAAAAGTTATAGACGAGACTATCAGCAGAAAACTTCTTGCAAAAGAGGCCAAAAAAAGCGGCGTAGAAAAAGAAGCGCAGTTTAAAGAGGCTCTTGAAGAGGCAAAAGACGCTATTATGCTTGATATATGGATGAAGAAAATTTATGATGATATCAAAGTAAGCGAAGCTGATATAAAAGCATTTTACGATAAAAACAAAGAGCAGTTTTCAATCCCTGCTCAAGCTAAAGCTAAACATATCCTAGTAGCTGACGAGAAGGCTGCAAACGAGATAATAGCTCAACTAAAAAATCTAAAAGGCGACGCTCTTGTGGCTAAATTTATGGAGCTTGCAAAATCAAAATCAATCGATCAAGGCTCAGGCTCAAATGGCGGCGAGCTTGGCTGGTTTGGTCAATCTCAAATGGTTAAACCATTCGCCGATGCGGCATTTGCACTTAAAAAAGGCGAAATCACAACAAAACCTGTTCAATCGCAATTTGGCTACCATGTAATCTTAAAAGAAGATAGCAAAGTTGCAGGAGCGGTTCCTTTAAACGAGGCAAAAGGACAGATAGAAGCCGGCTTAAAGATGGAAAAATTTAGAGACGAGATGAGAAAAAGAGGCGACGCTCTTCGCTCTAAAGCAAAAATAGAATATAAATAA
- a CDS encoding heavy-metal-associated domain-containing protein, which translates to MREFIALILLCAFSFADQKVVILVEEMHCPLCTAMVRKALLKVDGVKEVKASLRDKTAVVKTLKDISEQQLLDAVATTGYKGKIINNLKE; encoded by the coding sequence ATGCGTGAATTTATCGCTCTTATCTTGCTTTGCGCTTTTTCGTTTGCCGATCAAAAAGTTGTTATTTTGGTTGAGGAGATGCACTGTCCGCTTTGTACGGCTATGGTTAGAAAAGCGCTATTAAAAGTAGATGGCGTAAAAGAAGTAAAGGCTAGTTTGCGCGATAAGACGGCAGTTGTTAAGACGCTTAAAGATATAAGCGAGCAACAACTCTTAGACGCAGTAGCAACAACAGGCTATAAAGGTAAGATAATAAACAACTTAAAGGAGTAG
- the hisD gene encoding histidinol dehydrogenase: protein MKFLLTSDENFKDSFKQLVNRSDMDMGSVTPVVLEILNDVKKNGDAALFEQVGKFDRWKPNEADFKIDPVDMQRAYDGIDDSLRHALNLAYDRIKAYHEKSLPQTWTQKDDQGVLLGAKYTPVDRAGLYIPGGKAAYPSSLLMNAIPAIVAGVKQIVVCTPAVEGKVNKLLLAAMHICGIKEAYKVGGASAIAAMAYGTNLIKKVDVITGPGNIYVATAKKLVYGEVNIDMIAGPSEIGVIADESANPRHIAIDMLSQAEHDELASAFLITPNQAFAAQVQRCINEELKSLQRESIARASIENKSAIIVARDIKECVELMNELAVEHLEIATNDAMEIMSDIRHAGAIFIGHFTPEAMGDYLAGPNHTLPTGGSARFYSPLGVENFIKKSSIISVSAKGITELGQACMKLAEAEGLTAHKRSVEIRYNELTGIGL from the coding sequence ATGAAATTTTTACTTACAAGCGATGAGAATTTTAAAGATAGCTTTAAACAGCTGGTAAATCGCTCGGATATGGATATGGGAAGCGTAACTCCCGTTGTTTTGGAAATTTTAAACGATGTGAAAAAAAATGGCGACGCGGCTCTTTTTGAACAGGTTGGCAAATTTGATCGTTGGAAGCCAAATGAAGCGGATTTTAAAATAGATCCTGTCGATATGCAAAGAGCCTATGACGGAATAGATGATTCATTAAGACACGCTTTGAATTTAGCCTATGATCGCATTAAGGCTTATCATGAAAAAAGCCTTCCTCAAACATGGACACAAAAGGACGATCAAGGAGTTCTTTTGGGAGCTAAATATACGCCCGTAGATAGAGCGGGGCTTTATATACCCGGTGGAAAGGCGGCGTATCCAAGCTCGCTTCTTATGAACGCTATACCTGCCATAGTTGCAGGGGTTAAGCAGATAGTCGTGTGCACTCCTGCCGTTGAAGGCAAGGTAAATAAGCTGCTTTTGGCGGCGATGCATATTTGCGGCATCAAAGAGGCTTATAAAGTAGGCGGAGCGAGCGCTATTGCCGCTATGGCGTATGGAACGAATTTGATAAAAAAAGTAGATGTGATAACGGGTCCCGGAAATATCTATGTGGCCACTGCTAAAAAGCTTGTTTATGGTGAAGTAAATATCGACATGATAGCGGGACCTAGTGAGATAGGGGTGATAGCCGATGAGAGCGCAAATCCTCGCCATATAGCTATAGATATGCTAAGTCAAGCGGAGCATGACGAGCTTGCCAGTGCGTTTTTGATAACTCCAAACCAAGCTTTCGCCGCGCAGGTTCAAAGGTGTATAAACGAGGAGCTAAAAAGCTTGCAACGAGAATCAATCGCAAGAGCCAGCATAGAGAATAAAAGTGCGATTATCGTAGCTCGCGATATAAAAGAGTGCGTTGAGTTGATGAACGAACTGGCGGTTGAACATCTTGAGATAGCCACAAATGACGCTATGGAGATTATGAGTGATATAAGGCATGCGGGCGCTATATTTATAGGGCATTTTACGCCTGAGGCTATGGGCGATTATCTTGCAGGACCAAACCATACTTTACCGACCGGAGGAAGCGCTAGATTTTACTCGCCTTTGGGTGTTGAAAATTTTATTAAAAAAAGCTCTATCATATCCGTTAGCGCAAAAGGCATCACGGAGCTCGGGCAAGCTTGCATGAAGCTTGCGGAGGCTGAGGGATTGACTGCGCATAAGCGATCGGTTGAAATTAGATATAACGAGCTAACCGGCATTGGTTTATAA
- the nth gene encoding endonuclease III, translating into MRTKKDIKAIKEQFLLHFKDARSELKFNNLYELLVCVMLSAQCTDKRVNLITPELFKSYPDIKSMANANLASVKMLIQSCSFFNNKAQNLIKMAKSVMENFGGEIPLSEEELVSLAGVGQKTAHVVLIEHNGANLMAVDTHVFRVSHRLGLSKAKTPEGVEMDLTKAFKTDLNTLHQAMVLFGRYTCKAIKPNCHECFLSDLCKSKDKRI; encoded by the coding sequence ATGAGAACAAAAAAAGATATAAAAGCGATCAAAGAGCAGTTTTTGCTCCATTTTAAAGATGCAAGAAGCGAGCTTAAATTTAACAATCTTTACGAGCTTTTGGTGTGCGTTATGCTATCTGCTCAGTGCACGGATAAGCGAGTAAATTTAATAACGCCTGAGCTTTTTAAAAGCTATCCGGATATAAAAAGTATGGCAAACGCGAACTTGGCAAGCGTTAAAATGCTCATACAAAGCTGTAGTTTTTTTAATAACAAAGCCCAAAATTTAATAAAAATGGCAAAAAGCGTAATGGAGAATTTTGGCGGTGAAATTCCGCTTAGCGAAGAAGAACTGGTAAGCTTAGCGGGTGTCGGACAAAAGACGGCTCACGTAGTTCTTATCGAGCACAACGGAGCAAATTTAATGGCCGTAGATACGCACGTATTTCGCGTATCTCATAGGCTAGGTTTAAGCAAAGCCAAAACGCCTGAAGGAGTTGAGATGGATCTAACAAAAGCTTTTAAAACAGACCTAAACACGCTTCATCAAGCAATGGTTCTTTTTGGCAGATATACATGTAAGGCGATTAAGCCAAATTGCCACGAGTGCTTTTTAAGCGATCTTTGCAAGAGCAAGGATAAGAGAATTTAG
- a CDS encoding MotA/TolQ/ExbB proton channel family protein — MDVKNNAFADLAIPETKGRRASFVYLKIVFVPVLIYVVALLGYFKKINFDIGLHTVIMMGVILVVALIFAKHSAELACCYFEQSGADFKRSLKEYIIKHLLVIGKDTKSNASFDDFVAYYTRNLRNENFASVGAGIFPMLGILGTFISIAISMPEFNSSNTVGLEKEISILLSGVATAFYVSIYGIFLALWWIFFERYGMSKFETLVRRQKNATSDFFWSKEEIDKRYLQQSLTHFEKIGVIFEHVSNQEFFTELDRAINKKFQIFTDILKAEENAVKLSSESVKQTMNTLLKTTKEQRDLVKIHSEILNVINQFNRNIKDMQIKFSEQYNRLYEVGGDQISRLERSVSEIQSGVMSFNNSLHIFSNEILEKQKQAMDGFKDSLIDGVQAFKTAFDDEASLAYEDNSTLISELRKDIMKLDEEASEILESIEKTSILDEDRR; from the coding sequence ATGGATGTCAAAAATAACGCATTTGCCGACTTGGCTATCCCTGAAACCAAGGGCAGGAGAGCGTCGTTTGTCTATCTTAAGATAGTTTTTGTACCCGTTCTTATCTATGTAGTAGCGCTTCTTGGTTATTTTAAAAAGATAAATTTCGATATCGGACTTCACACCGTCATTATGATGGGTGTTATACTTGTCGTTGCGCTAATCTTTGCTAAACATAGCGCCGAGCTTGCTTGCTGCTATTTTGAGCAAAGCGGGGCTGACTTCAAGCGAAGTCTCAAAGAATACATCATCAAGCATCTTTTGGTGATCGGCAAAGATACCAAGTCAAATGCCAGCTTTGATGATTTTGTAGCTTACTATACAAGAAATTTAAGAAATGAAAATTTCGCTTCGGTCGGAGCGGGAATTTTCCCTATGCTTGGAATTTTAGGAACATTTATAAGCATAGCTATCTCGATGCCCGAGTTTAACTCATCAAACACAGTCGGTCTTGAAAAGGAAATTTCTATCCTTTTAAGCGGTGTTGCGACTGCGTTTTACGTTTCTATTTACGGAATTTTTCTTGCACTTTGGTGGATATTTTTTGAGCGATATGGGATGAGTAAATTTGAAACTCTCGTTAGACGGCAAAAAAACGCCACGAGTGATTTTTTCTGGAGCAAGGAAGAGATCGATAAACGCTATTTGCAGCAGAGCTTAACGCACTTTGAAAAGATCGGAGTTATCTTTGAGCATGTGAGCAATCAGGAGTTTTTTACCGAGCTTGATAGGGCTATAAACAAGAAATTTCAAATTTTTACTGACATTTTAAAGGCCGAAGAAAATGCGGTTAAGCTTAGCAGTGAAAGCGTAAAGCAAACGATGAATACGCTACTAAAGACGACAAAAGAGCAAAGGGATTTGGTTAAAATTCATAGCGAAATTTTAAACGTCATCAATCAATTTAATCGCAACATCAAAGATATGCAGATAAAATTTTCAGAGCAATACAACAGACTTTATGAAGTCGGCGGCGATCAAATTTCACGTCTTGAACGAAGCGTGAGCGAAATTCAAAGCGGAGTTATGAGCTTTAATAATTCGCTTCATATATTTAGCAATGAAATTTTAGAAAAGCAAAAGCAAGCTATGGACGGCTTTAAGGACTCTTTGATAGACGGAGTGCAGGCTTTTAAAACGGCTTTTGACGATGAAGCTAGCTTGGCATACGAAGATAACAGTACGCTTATTAGCGAGCTTAGAAAAGACATTATGAAACTTGACGAAGAGGCTAGTGAAATCCTTGAAAGCATAGAAAAAACAAGCATATTAGATGAAGATAGAAGATAA
- a CDS encoding M20/M25/M40 family metallo-hydrolase, which yields MQKNDVMSDFKKLCEIPHCSYETEQMREFLVEFAKSQGFNVGVDELGNIHAHKGNPKICLQSHYDMVCVGAAPKLELIEENGILRAKNSTLGADNGIGVAMMMGAMREFANLECLFTNDEEVGLVGANGFKGKIIAPNLLNLDSEEDDRVTLGCAGGINVSAKVSDEKVKKSGKVYEVSVTGLPGGHSGNEIHKNIPSSIKVIGKFLAENDCELINLDFGERSNSIPANARCKVFCAQELKSNGLVEVVALNEDSAEVLAHSGKILALINSFPQGVRSYNVELNMVNNSINLSTVKQKDGLVEFDFFGRAMTREGLDIVGFETKTLADALGFDVSVRDRSANWSPSISEFSEVVLEELKKFKPEAKFSAVHAGLECGILVSKQPGLEACSIGPNIHSPHSVNERCEIESVQMMDKVVRNIIARFQ from the coding sequence ATGCAAAAAAATGACGTTATGAGCGACTTTAAAAAGCTTTGTGAAATTCCTCACTGTAGCTATGAGACAGAACAGATGAGAGAATTCTTGGTCGAATTTGCCAAATCTCAAGGCTTTAATGTAGGTGTGGACGAGCTTGGAAATATACACGCTCACAAGGGAAATCCTAAAATTTGCCTTCAAAGCCACTATGATATGGTTTGCGTAGGTGCTGCTCCAAAGCTAGAGCTTATCGAAGAAAACGGGATTTTAAGAGCTAAAAACTCAACTTTAGGTGCAGATAACGGCATAGGCGTAGCCATGATGATGGGCGCGATGAGAGAGTTTGCAAATTTGGAGTGTCTATTTACGAACGACGAAGAAGTTGGACTTGTAGGCGCAAACGGATTTAAGGGTAAGATTATCGCTCCAAATTTGTTAAATTTAGACAGCGAAGAGGATGATCGTGTGACTTTAGGCTGCGCAGGCGGTATAAACGTAAGCGCAAAGGTAAGCGATGAAAAAGTTAAAAAAAGCGGAAAAGTTTATGAAGTAAGCGTTACCGGGCTTCCGGGTGGTCACTCGGGCAATGAAATTCATAAAAACATCCCAAGCTCCATAAAAGTAATCGGCAAATTTTTAGCCGAAAACGATTGTGAGCTAATCAATCTTGATTTTGGAGAAAGAAGCAACTCTATCCCTGCAAATGCAAGATGCAAGGTGTTTTGCGCGCAAGAGCTAAAATCAAACGGCCTTGTAGAAGTAGTTGCTCTTAATGAAGATAGTGCCGAGGTGCTGGCTCATAGCGGTAAAATTTTAGCCCTTATCAACTCATTCCCGCAAGGCGTAAGAAGCTATAATGTCGAGCTAAATATGGTAAATAACAGCATAAATCTCTCAACCGTCAAGCAAAAAGACGGCTTGGTGGAATTTGACTTCTTCGGAAGGGCTATGACTAGAGAGGGGCTTGATATCGTAGGTTTTGAGACTAAGACATTAGCTGATGCTCTTGGATTTGACGTTAGCGTAAGAGATCGTTCGGCTAACTGGAGTCCGTCTATTAGCGAATTTAGCGAAGTAGTACTTGAAGAGCTTAAGAAATTTAAGCCTGAAGCTAAATTTTCAGCCGTTCACGCAGGGCTTGAATGCGGAATTTTAGTAAGCAAGCAGCCCGGGCTTGAAGCTTGCTCTATAGGACCGAACATCCACTCGCCTCACTCGGTAAATGAGCGCTGCGAGATAGAGTCTGTCCAGATGATGGATAAGGTAGTAAGAAATATAATCGCTCGTTTTCAATAA
- a CDS encoding flagellin: MKLGNNFASTQNQYLDQAKNATQKALNNIAANRAISGEDSANLIIADNLRSQSSALEQGIANANDAIAILQIADSTLENITKSADRINELSVKMNSPILNQDQRNMLTREANALTRSMQDSITQASFNGKNIFSENLSFFTGDKTASVNLSSVNLKNLDINDQQSVVDFISSINSLRSEIGSTQNGIFSSINAGLAKNTALRASEANLLNDDLAKNIGSLNSNTIKLNASIFAQIHNTSNLQNQVARLLG; this comes from the coding sequence ATGAAACTTGGAAATAATTTTGCAAGCACTCAAAATCAGTATCTGGATCAAGCAAAAAACGCGACTCAAAAAGCCCTAAACAACATAGCGGCAAACCGTGCCATAAGCGGCGAGGACAGTGCGAATTTGATTATAGCGGATAATTTAAGAAGCCAAAGTTCGGCTTTAGAGCAGGGTATAGCTAATGCAAACGACGCTATCGCGATACTTCAGATAGCGGATTCTACGCTTGAAAACATAACCAAAAGTGCCGATAGGATAAATGAACTATCCGTTAAAATGAATAGCCCTATACTAAATCAAGATCAAAGAAATATGCTAACCCGAGAAGCAAATGCTCTTACGCGATCCATGCAAGATAGTATCACGCAAGCTAGCTTTAACGGTAAAAATATATTTTCTGAAAATTTGAGCTTTTTTACGGGAGATAAAACCGCAAGCGTGAATTTATCGAGTGTGAATTTAAAGAATTTGGATATAAACGATCAGCAAAGCGTGGTTGATTTTATATCTTCGATCAACTCTCTTCGCTCCGAGATAGGCTCTACTCAAAACGGAATTTTTTCAAGCATAAACGCAGGTTTGGCTAAAAACACCGCGCTAAGAGCAAGCGAAGCTAATTTATTAAACGATGATTTAGCAAAAAACATCGGCTCTTTGAATTCAAACACTATCAAGCTTAACGCTTCTATATTCGCTCAAATTCACAATACTTCAAATTTACAAAATCAAGTTGCAAGGCTACTTGGATAA
- a CDS encoding aryl sulfotransferase, with the protein MRSVFLAIASIISAFAATLCCLPALVFLIFGSTFTLFGFTEQLSEFRGILSILALVCLALSIFYFFKKDRSCSLKKIGKKWLLIYVFLAVFVFILLSYPEVLGAIYA; encoded by the coding sequence TTGAGAAGTGTATTTTTAGCTATTGCTTCGATAATAAGTGCCTTTGCGGCTACACTTTGCTGCTTGCCGGCACTTGTTTTTTTGATATTTGGATCTACATTTACTCTTTTTGGTTTTACCGAGCAGCTAAGCGAATTTAGAGGGATTTTAAGTATTCTTGCCCTTGTTTGCTTGGCTCTTTCTATATTTTATTTTTTTAAAAAAGATAGAAGTTGCTCACTTAAAAAAATAGGCAAAAAATGGCTTTTGATATACGTTTTTTTAGCTGTTTTTGTGTTTATTTTGCTATCATATCCTGAAGTTTTGGGAGCTATCTATGCGTGA
- the fbaA gene encoding class II fructose-bisphosphate aldolase, producing the protein MGVLDIVKPGVLVGDDVNKLYNYAKQEGFAIPAVNVVGSDSVNAVLESAKKANSPVIIQFSNGGAAFYAGKACQNAAVLGAVAGASHVHMLAKAYGVPVILHTDHAARKLLPWIDELIKFSRDYKKFHSTPLFSSHMLDLSEESLEDNISTCEKYLAELSELGISLEIELGVTGGEEDGVDNTGVDNALLYTQPEDVALAYERLSKISDRFSIAASFGNVHGVYKPGNVVLRPEILKNSQEYVANKFNTSCKNPVNFVFHGGSGSELKDIKDAVSYGVVKMNIDTDTQWAFWDGVRGYELEYRAYLQGQIGNPEGEDKPNKKYYDPRKWLRCGEESMVNRLMVAFEDLNCLNRN; encoded by the coding sequence ATGGGTGTTTTAGATATAGTAAAGCCGGGAGTTTTGGTAGGCGATGATGTAAATAAACTCTATAACTATGCCAAGCAAGAGGGGTTTGCGATCCCTGCCGTAAATGTCGTAGGAAGCGACTCGGTAAATGCCGTATTGGAATCGGCGAAGAAGGCTAACTCACCCGTTATTATTCAGTTTTCAAACGGAGGAGCAGCGTTTTATGCGGGCAAAGCCTGCCAAAACGCTGCGGTACTGGGTGCGGTAGCCGGAGCTTCGCATGTACATATGCTTGCTAAAGCTTACGGAGTGCCTGTAATCCTTCATACTGATCATGCTGCTAGAAAGTTGCTTCCTTGGATAGATGAGCTTATCAAATTTAGTCGCGACTATAAGAAATTTCACTCAACCCCGCTTTTTAGCTCTCACATGCTTGATCTTAGCGAAGAGAGCTTGGAAGATAACATAAGCACTTGCGAAAAGTATCTAGCCGAGCTTAGCGAGCTGGGTATCAGCCTTGAGATAGAGCTTGGTGTAACGGGAGGAGAAGAGGACGGTGTGGATAACACGGGAGTTGATAACGCGCTTCTTTATACCCAGCCTGAAGATGTGGCTCTTGCCTACGAAAGGCTTAGCAAGATAAGCGATAGATTTAGTATAGCGGCTAGTTTTGGTAACGTACATGGGGTTTATAAACCTGGAAACGTAGTGTTAAGACCTGAAATTTTAAAGAATTCTCAAGAGTATGTCGCTAATAAATTTAATACTTCTTGCAAAAATCCCGTAAATTTCGTCTTTCACGGCGGAAGCGGAAGCGAGCTAAAAGATATCAAAGATGCCGTTAGCTACGGAGTTGTCAAGATGAATATCGACACCGATACGCAGTGGGCGTTTTGGGATGGAGTAAGAGGATATGAGCTCGAGTATAGAGCCTATCTGCAAGGACAGATCGGAAACCCTGAAGGCGAAGATAAGCCGAATAAAAAATACTATGATCCGCGCAAATGGTTAAGATGCGGCGAAGAGAGTATGGTTAATCGTTTGATGGTAGCCTTTGAGGATCTAAACTGCTTAAATAGAAACTAG
- a CDS encoding 1-aminocyclopropane-1-carboxylate deaminase, which yields MEPIKFRNLSFYLLRDDLIGGEFNGNKARKLEYFLNSNLNGVKRVVSYGSSQSNAMYSLSVFAKIKGLEFCYVVSHLSSNLKENPIGNFKFALQNGMKLFIDGNREAKAKELASGKEALFINEGVAQPEAEAGFITQAREIESWASGSDKTVDIFLPSGTGTSAAYLAKHTKFRVLTCPCVGDEEYLREQISALDLNSKVEILNPPKKYHFGDLKFELYEIWQEILKETKVEFDLIYDPVGLITLFSNLDKFENEILYIHQGGILGNVSQKLRYERKINKRR from the coding sequence ATTGAGCCTATCAAATTTAGAAATCTTAGCTTTTATCTGCTTAGAGATGATCTTATCGGAGGCGAATTTAACGGCAATAAAGCCAGAAAGCTTGAGTATTTTTTAAATTCAAATCTAAACGGCGTTAAAAGAGTAGTAAGCTATGGCTCAAGCCAGTCAAATGCGATGTATAGCTTAAGCGTTTTTGCCAAGATTAAGGGGCTTGAGTTTTGTTACGTAGTATCTCATCTAAGCTCAAATTTGAAGGAAAATCCTATCGGAAATTTCAAATTCGCCTTGCAAAACGGCATGAAGCTTTTTATAGATGGAAATAGAGAAGCTAAAGCAAAAGAGCTTGCAAGCGGCAAAGAAGCGCTTTTTATAAATGAAGGCGTGGCGCAGCCCGAGGCTGAAGCGGGTTTTATAACTCAAGCTAGAGAGATAGAAAGCTGGGCTAGCGGTAGCGACAAAACGGTTGATATATTTTTGCCATCAGGAACCGGAACGAGTGCGGCTTATCTTGCAAAGCACACTAAATTTAGAGTGCTAACTTGTCCTTGCGTGGGGGATGAGGAGTATTTAAGGGAGCAAATTTCGGCTCTTGATTTGAATTCAAAAGTTGAAATTTTAAATCCGCCAAAGAAGTATCACTTCGGAGATTTGAAATTTGAGCTTTATGAAATTTGGCAAGAAATTTTAAAAGAGACAAAGGTGGAATTTGATCTCATATACGACCCTGTTGGGCTTATAACTCTTTTTTCAAATTTGGATAAATTTGAAAACGAGATTTTATATATCCATCAGGGCGGAATTTTGGGCAATGTCAGCCAAAAGCTTAGATATGAAAGAAAGATAAATAAAAGGCGATAA
- a CDS encoding OmpA family protein — MKIEDKRHNSDQTFWISYADLMAGLMFVFMLIIGAVVVKYVLTQSDIARLQVNLKSQEQNLTIAQKELRNKEALIQNIFSNLNTAKLENQELAEINELVNQRLRTIRDEKSRLENITSAYAHKLDDANKTIENLDLQVKELIISLSEKERQVSELLASLEAQGLRYENLEKDYNDTKTQIKNLGLLHSNVISNLRSKLGDKVHIDPASGVVALPNSILFDVGSHTLKEESKEKLKEILQSYFEAVLNSDEIRKHIDKIVIEGHTDSVGSYLYNLDLSQKRAYEVLEFIYSWNSDKRLEEYLIASGRSFSDLIMKDGKEDAEASRRIEIKISISDKEAMREIEEFLERQNKKY; from the coding sequence ATGAAGATAGAAGATAAAAGACACAATTCCGATCAGACATTTTGGATATCTTATGCCGATTTGATGGCCGGGCTCATGTTTGTCTTTATGCTGATAATCGGTGCGGTAGTCGTCAAATACGTCCTTACGCAAAGCGATATAGCGCGTCTTCAAGTAAATTTAAAATCCCAAGAGCAAAATCTTACTATAGCTCAAAAAGAGCTTAGAAACAAAGAGGCTCTTATACAAAATATCTTTTCGAATTTAAACACCGCAAAGCTTGAAAACCAAGAATTAGCAGAGATAAACGAGCTTGTAAACCAGCGCTTGCGCACGATAAGAGATGAAAAATCACGCCTTGAAAATATCACTTCAGCTTATGCGCATAAGCTTGATGATGCAAATAAGACGATTGAAAATTTGGATCTGCAGGTTAAAGAACTTATAATAAGCCTTAGCGAAAAAGAACGCCAAGTAAGCGAGCTTTTGGCAAGTCTTGAGGCTCAAGGATTGAGGTATGAAAATCTTGAAAAAGATTACAATGATACTAAAACGCAGATTAAAAATTTAGGTCTTTTGCACTCAAACGTCATCTCGAATTTACGTTCTAAGCTTGGCGATAAGGTTCATATCGATCCTGCTTCAGGAGTTGTTGCTCTGCCAAATTCGATACTTTTTGATGTTGGCTCGCACACTCTTAAAGAAGAGTCAAAAGAGAAGCTTAAAGAGATCTTGCAGAGTTACTTCGAGGCTGTTTTAAATAGCGATGAAATTCGCAAGCATATCGACAAGATAGTAATTGAAGGACACACCGACTCGGTAGGAAGCTATCTGTATAACCTTGATCTGTCGCAAAAGCGCGCTTATGAGGTGCTTGAGTTTATATACTCTTGGAATAGCGATAAGAGATTAGAAGAGTATCTTATAGCTAGCGGGCGTAGTTTTAGCGATCTTATCATGAAAGACGGCAAAGAAGATGCAGAGGCTTCAAGGCGGATTGAGATTAAGATTTCAATCTCGGATAAAGAAGCCATGAGAGAGATCGAAGAGTTTTTGGAGCGACAAAATAAAAAATATTGA